The nucleotide window tcagtagattgtcagaaaacaaacaagacccagcattcatgatatgcacgctcttaaggctgtgcaattgggcaattagttgaattagttgaaaggggtgtgttcaaaaaaatagcagtgtggcattcaatcactgaggtcatcaattttgtgaagaaacaggtgtgaatcaggtggcccctatttaaggatgaagccaacacttgttgaacatgcatttgaaagctgaggaaaatgggtcgttcaagacattgttcagaagaacagcgtactttgattagaaagttgattagagaggggaaaacctataaagaggtgcaaaaaatgataggctgttcagctaaaatgatctccaatgccttaaaatggagagcaaaaccagagagacgtggaagaaaacggaagacaaccatcaaaatggatagaagaataaccagaatggcaaaggctcagccaatgatcacctccaggatgatcaaagacagtctggagttacctgtaagtactgtgacagttagaagacgtctgtgtgaagctaatctattttcaagaatcccccgcaaagtccctctgttaaaaaaaaggcatgtgcagaagaggttacaatttgccaaagaacacatcaactggcctaaagagaaatggaggaacattttgtggactgatgagagtaaaattgttctttttgggtccaagggccacaggcagtttgtgagacgacccccaaactctgaattcaagccacagtacacagtgaagacagtgaagcatggaggtgcaagcatcatgatatgggcatgtttctcctactatggtgttgggcctatttatcgcataccagggatcatggatcagtttgcatatgttaaaatacttgaagaggtcatgttgccctatgctgaagaggacatgcccttgaaacggttgtttcaacaagacaatgacccaaaacacactagtaaacgggcaaagtcttggttccaaaccaacaaaattaatgttatggagtggccagcccaatctccagaccttaatccaattgagaacttgtggggtgatatcaaaaatgctgtttctgaagcaaaaccaagaaatgtgaatgaattgtggaatgttgttaaagaatcatggagtggaataacagctgagaggtgccacaagttggttgactccatgccacacagatgtcaagcagttttaaaaaactgtggtcatacaactaaatattagtttagtgattcacaggattgctaaatcccagaaaaaaaaatgtttgtacaaaatagttttgagtttgtacagtcaaaggtagacactgctatttttttgaacacacccctttcaactaattgcccaattgcacagccttaagagcgtgcatatcatgaatgctgggtctcatttgttttctgagaatctactgaacctactgggtacttgtttgccacatagcaataaaaaatatactaaaaaccttgattattctggttagtcacattgtactgctattattttgaacaagactgtatatatatatatatatatatatatatatatatatatataaaaaagtctgttgtgtcatatttacatttacataaaaaatgtaagttACATAAAAAATTCAGTCAGACGACAGAAGGCATGAAgtagttctgtgtttttttgttttttagcaaAGTTTAGGTCATATTGATCATTTATAAGCCCTAGAAATGTGTGTATTAAATTATCCATCGGgctaatatattcataaatggGCATTATGCTGATTGTTCAACAGaattttacaaagaacatttagtttaaattatgagagaataaatgttttacaaaaatgttgtaacatttatttttttcaattaattTATACCCGTATCCTGAGGGATAcaatcattaaaataaaatataaataaatgacattttattatttgtgtaCTAAGAAGATGGGAAAATAGCAATAAATTAATTTTCTGATTTCTCTTTATGGTCTTACCCTTTTTAGggttaaagttgtccaaatgaagtccttagctaTGCATATTATTACTGAcaagacattttttatatagAGTATGACATTTTCAACAtctcttcatggaacatgatcttaatatcctaatgacttttggcaaaaaagaaaaatgtataattttggcCTATAGAATGAATTGTTGGCTCAGATAAACCCGTGAGACGCAGGACTGCTGAAGAGCTCAGGGTCTCATATCATCCCATGACGGAAACCACTAAAAGGGGCGATGAATGAAGCGCCTGACAGAAGCCTATATAAGATGTTTAGCAGCAGCTGTGAGACACAATGAATTAAAAGTCCTTCAAGTTAAGGATcttaaaacaaagaaaactaGACACAGGGATGGTACACACCAGCAGCCGTTGTGAAGTCTGGTtagaaaaaatgttttgctcaaGTTTCCTCAGCTCATCCCTGGCGCTGTTCTCCGTCGTCTTTAAGGGATTGTCCTGGCTACCTGGAGTCTGAGCTGGAAAGTCCAGGTTAAGATGCAGTTTGTTTAGTCCTCTATTAATGTGACCGAGATCATAAGCAGCTgaaaaacaaacatataaaCCTGCAGCTCAAAAGATGCAGCAAGACAAATGAGAAAGATACTGACCCAATGTCAACGGCACACAATTCTCACTCAGAAACTGCTAGAACATTTCACaattaattacaaaaaaatgacttgtaacACTGAACATGACATTTTAAAGCAAGGCTGTAACCGTGTCTTAGACATTGAGGgaccagtgttttttttgtgtggggAAGGGGAtcttattggtttatttaaaggaattacatttttaaaggatTAAAACGGGATTTAAAGAAATATAAGAACGGTCCAGTTCTATTGTAGTTTATGATGTATttgcaaataatatatatattttttaatatgcaCACTGCCTAATATTCGTCTGCCTAATATGTAAAATGCAAATTGTTTCTTCTCACATCAAATAAATTCTGATTTACATAAATAGTcatattttcaattcaaaattgtGAAATTCATAGTTTGCATCACTTGATGTTACTGTTGGTCACTGAACATTTTTATCGTAAAAcattgaatatttaaatatcaaatattaaatgttttgctGCTTACATCTTACGATGCACTATAACTGTAACagtaagccccgccttctttgatttgattggtcaTCTCACTCATTCTGACAGTGACGAGGCAGACCAGCCATTTAACATTTAACTTTTGTCATCCTAACAACAAACAGACGTGTGTAATGGAGCACAGTAGAGCAGCATCAAGAATATCAAATATTGGGGGGAAAATTTGGCCATTTCTCATTTTTTGGGGGGACTTGTCCCCCTCAATGTCTATGGTTTAAAattgttagttcacccaaaaatgaaaattagcctatgatttactcaaaaTAAAGCAAAACCTCCTTTACGTCAGTTCAGTTGTTATTCTTTCTGTtagaagctagttattttactAATTAATGCTTttaaggaactgtatgtaagaaatatattttaattaatcataaaatgacccTGATATGTCTCTAGACATTAGGAAATCATGTTTCtctcaaatacttatatcactgacagcagtagtccggccaggatattgtcattataaagttgttgttgcagcgcTCAGCAGAtgttgttgacatgttgtgttgtggcctgaagctccgccctccacctatcgaccaatcaaaaagtcagtagtgtttctgcacccgggttgccagatctgctctagttaccacagctgcagatctacaaatgttcctgatgatcctgcagccaatctggcaaactcgagtcagggggaggggggatagtgattgcagtaccagttttggccacaatcttacatacatttcctttaaatatggatatttttcttacacaaacccatcgagtcgcttcagaaggcctttattaacccccggagccgtttggagcagttatatgacggatggatgccatttaatggacttcaaaatctcctttaacattcactgtcattataaagctttgacatttttaatatagctCTGATTGTgctcgtctgaaagaagaacgtcaTACATATGGGGCGTCGTTTGTAAAGTGGCTCACGCTGAAAATAACAGCAACATTTTGTCACATTTAGCTTCAAACAATGTTTAAAAAGCTGGTTTGAATTATTGACAAAATGTTGCTGTTATTTTCAGAGTGAGCCACTTTACAAACGACGCTCCAtacatacacacctaggatgattGAGGGAGAgaaaatcatgggctaattttcatttttgggtgaactatccctttaaagtagactaaaatagtttttttctttgtaaaaAGAACTCAAATAATCTTGGTTGTATTTAAAAGTACTCTGAAATGTTCATAATAAGAATGCTATACTTTGAGGGtccggtgtgtgtgtttctgtgggACGTCTCTGAGATTCGTGGCCTTCTGCAGGATGGTGTGTGTGTCCCGTCTCACACTGGAACAGGTTTTCAAAAGTCGGAGCGGTGGCCAACCCTGAGAGCGAACATCAGTGTCATTTAAATCATTTATCATGGCATTAATAGTCGATGAAGATGTGTAGTTTATTTGAGTCACCTTGCTGTCGCTGCACCGTGTTAGAGAGATGTTGTAGCATCGCTGCTTGTTTTAAGCAGAGAGACTGAAGACGGACAAACTCCTGGTACAGCGCTGCATACGCCTCCTCCATCTGTATGAGCGGAGGaaataacataaaaacaaaacttaTTAGAAAGTCTTTAAGCTTGCAGTCATTAAagactgtgtgatattttttccccatctagcggtgtaaagctatatgaccatccagtgaataatagtttcagttcctctccattctgatttcgttttaactcctacggtggcccatttagtccaagattaacatggcaatccccctcttcacattcgacacggtgccatcgagtgttaaaacgcaaaaggcgaagcttgaatttacgggtatgtccctctttggctactgtactttcaagatggaggggcaacatggcgaccggcattcgaacccctcacccgtatgtattttcaatggcatattataaacttacgagaatactttattactcgaaagaagtaaatatacattaatgaggacatttatttttgaaagaactaagtgattttagctaaaaataaactaaaaaaagttccaCAGTTCCATAGCTTTAACTTCTGTACAGTAAGAAacagagaaagacagagagatTTCCACctttattacaaaaaagtttACTCAATGCCATTGAAACTCCTATTTTAGCTTAATTTCTCAAGTTGTTCTAAACTTGTatgagtttttttcttctgctgaacacaaaagaagatattttaaagaaatgctggtaaccaaacagttaatggatcccattgacttccatagtctTTTATTTTCCCtactatagaagtcaatggggtccatcatcaactgtttagttccccatattcttcaaaatatattattttgtgttcagcagaagaaagaaactcatacaggtttggaacaacttgaaggtgagtaaaatatatacattttccaaagccttcattgacaccaatgtcatttcctctctcaagacccataaaggcactaaagatgtcgttacaaagcccatctcactacagcggctctacaatcatttatgaagccaccagaatagtttttgtgtgcaaaaaaaccaagggggtaatctagcgctcggaaagcgttccacccctaggggctgccattgctaaccaagccatcacctgctgttagcatcccattgactcccattcatttttgagtccctttgacagtgaataactttacatctgaggcgtttaaagactccatttgtccattgtttatttctaaagaaacacgacaatgtataaaaggctccattaccttgtatcttacactatcgccccgcagaagctgtttttgtaaaaataggctaacgattgcgtcataaccaacgcgaccctgt belongs to Pseudorasbora parva isolate DD20220531a chromosome 22, ASM2467924v1, whole genome shotgun sequence and includes:
- the zgc:113184 gene encoding uncharacterized protein zgc:113184 isoform X2, whose translation is MEEAYAALYQEFVRLQSLCLKQAAMLQHLSNTVQRQQGLATAPTFENLFQCETGHTHHPAEGHESQRRPTETHTPDPQTQTPGSQDNPLKTTENSARDELRKLEQNIFSNQTSQRLLRPWSSSFLDSELVSQAGGLFSSGAMLQSQVCEFCDAVFPGHTGTRGEFLRHLTTHMT
- the zgc:113184 gene encoding uncharacterized protein zgc:113184 isoform X1, translated to MEEAYAALYQEFVRLQSLCLKQAAMLQHLSNTVQRQQGLATAPTFENLFQCETGHTHHPAEGHESQRRPTETHTPDPQTAYDLGHINRGLNKLHLNLDFPAQTPGSQDNPLKTTENSARDELRKLEQNIFSNQTSQRLLRPWSSSFLDSELVSQAGGLFSSGAMLQSQVCEFCDAVFPGHTGTRGEFLRHLTTHMT